A region from the Algoriphagus machipongonensis genome encodes:
- a CDS encoding NIPSNAP family protein — MKQFKTLSLGLLALCLMFSSSLMAQKRDIYELKTYHIETPEQEAMLDSYLEKAFIPAAHRHGVAKVGVFKPIASQPDAGQKVYVFIPFKSLSEFEAFEGKLLKDQTYLKDGDAYIHAAFDNPPYKRIETSILRGMSEHPKFAESNLTNPKNERVYELRSYEAATEQLYRQKVKMFNSGEMDIFEKLNCSPIFYGETIAGANMPNLMYMTTHENMEIRDEHWNQFRADPDWAGMKDLPEYQNTVSRNDTRLLYPTNYSDL, encoded by the coding sequence ATGAAACAATTTAAAACATTGTCTTTAGGACTTCTCGCACTTTGCTTAATGTTCAGCTCAAGCTTGATGGCTCAAAAGAGAGACATTTATGAGCTTAAAACCTATCATATTGAAACTCCCGAGCAAGAAGCCATGCTGGATAGCTATCTGGAAAAAGCATTTATTCCAGCTGCCCATCGCCATGGGGTGGCAAAAGTCGGTGTGTTTAAACCAATAGCTTCGCAACCCGATGCTGGTCAAAAAGTATATGTTTTCATTCCGTTTAAATCCTTGAGTGAATTTGAAGCATTCGAAGGAAAGCTGTTAAAAGATCAGACATATTTAAAAGACGGAGATGCATATATCCATGCAGCATTTGACAATCCTCCTTATAAAAGAATAGAAACTTCGATTTTACGTGGGATGTCCGAGCATCCAAAGTTTGCAGAGTCAAATTTGACCAATCCTAAGAATGAAAGAGTGTATGAATTACGTAGCTATGAAGCTGCTACTGAACAGCTATATCGGCAGAAGGTAAAGATGTTTAATTCAGGGGAGATGGATATTTTTGAGAAGTTGAATTGCAGTCCTATTTTCTATGGAGAGACGATTGCTGGCGCCAATATGCCGAATTTGATGTACATGACTACCCATGAAAATATGGAGATCAGAGATGAGCATTGGAACCAGTTTAGAGCTGATCCTGACTGGGCTGGAATGAAAGATCTGCCGGAATACCAAAATACCGTTT